In Streptomyces thermolilacinus SPC6, a single genomic region encodes these proteins:
- a CDS encoding FAD-binding protein, which produces MSGTITNWAGNITFGARRLAAPASVEELRELVAGSRAVRALGTRHSFNTIADTAGDLVSTARLPRVLDIDPRARAVTVSGGTRFGEMTGALHEAGFALHNLGSLPHISVAGACATGTHGSGDGNGTIASAVRAVTYVCAGGELVTTRRGDEDFAGSVVALGALGVVTELTLDLVPAFDVQQRVYEGLPLTALRENFDEVMSAAYSVSLFTRWQGGAIDQVWLKRRVEGSGPAAGADRWFGARRAGGPRHPVPGMAADACTPQGGLPGPSPLRLPHFRLEHTPSSGDELQSEYFVAREDAVAAFDALHAVRESFAPHLRVGEIRSVAGDDLWLSPAHRRDSVAFHFTWLPDPEGVGGALKVIEEALTPFAARPHWGKLFMTEPEALCGLYPEYGRFAELMKLRDPEGVFRNDFIGRLFAL; this is translated from the coding sequence ATGAGCGGCACCATCACCAACTGGGCCGGGAACATCACCTTCGGAGCGCGGCGCCTCGCGGCTCCCGCCTCCGTCGAGGAACTGCGGGAGCTGGTGGCCGGTTCCCGGGCCGTGCGCGCGCTGGGCACCCGCCACTCCTTCAACACGATCGCCGACACGGCCGGGGACCTGGTCTCCACGGCACGCCTGCCCCGCGTACTCGACATCGACCCGCGGGCCCGCGCCGTCACGGTGAGCGGCGGGACCCGCTTCGGCGAGATGACCGGCGCCCTCCACGAAGCCGGGTTCGCCCTGCACAACCTCGGCTCCCTGCCGCACATCTCCGTCGCCGGCGCCTGTGCGACCGGCACCCACGGGTCGGGCGACGGCAACGGGACGATCGCCTCCGCCGTACGGGCCGTCACATACGTCTGCGCCGGCGGCGAACTGGTGACGACCCGACGGGGCGACGAGGACTTCGCCGGGTCCGTCGTCGCGCTCGGCGCCCTCGGTGTCGTCACCGAGCTGACCCTCGACCTGGTGCCCGCCTTCGACGTGCAGCAGCGGGTCTACGAGGGGCTGCCCCTGACGGCGCTCCGGGAGAACTTCGACGAGGTGATGTCCGCCGCGTACAGCGTCAGCCTCTTCACCCGCTGGCAGGGCGGTGCGATCGACCAGGTCTGGCTCAAGCGACGCGTGGAGGGGAGCGGCCCGGCCGCCGGAGCCGACCGCTGGTTCGGCGCCCGGCGCGCGGGCGGGCCGCGGCATCCCGTGCCCGGCATGGCGGCCGACGCCTGTACCCCGCAAGGGGGTCTGCCGGGCCCGTCCCCGCTGCGGCTGCCGCACTTCCGGCTGGAGCACACGCCGAGCAGCGGCGACGAGTTGCAGTCCGAGTACTTCGTCGCCCGCGAGGACGCCGTCGCGGCCTTCGACGCCCTGCACGCCGTCCGCGAGTCGTTCGCGCCCCACCTGCGGGTGGGGGAGATCCGGAGCGTGGCCGGGGACGACCTGTGGCTCAGCCCCGCGCACCGGCGGGACTCGGTGGCCTTCCACTTCACCTGGCTGCCCGACCCCGAGGGCGTGGGCGGGGCCCTCAAGGTGATCGAGGAGGCCCTGACGCCCTTCGCCGCGCGTCCGCACTGGGGCAAGCTCTTCATGACGGAGCCCGAGGCGCTGTGCGGCCTGTACCCCGAGTACGGGCGTTTCGCGGAGCTGATGAAGCTGCGGGACCCCGAAGGGGTGTTCCGCAACGACTTCATCGGCCGCCTTTTCGCTCTCTGA
- a CDS encoding aldose epimerase family protein: protein MTTHPHQPRPPVSEPFGLLPDGTEVRRWRLENGGTRLAVLSLGGIVQSLETPDRDGRYTNVSLGFDTLEGYLASRSYLGALVGRYGNRIARGRFDLDGTRHRLSVADGEHTLHGGARGFDQYNWTVHGFTEDTDAGLVLTLVSPHGDMGFPGTLRVRVVYTLTEGGDWRIDYQAVTDRPTVVNLTSHVYWNLGGESAGPVHDHELSIAGSHITPVDAELIPTGRPGPVTGTPFDFRTARPIGPGLRADAPQLRHAGGYDHNWVLDKGVTAAPEPAAVLREPVSGRVLRIATTEPGIQFYSGNFLDGSATGSGGRPYGRGDGLCLETQHFPDSPNRPEFPSTVLRPGETYRSATVHSFTTL from the coding sequence ATGACTACGCACCCCCACCAGCCCCGCCCACCCGTCTCCGAGCCCTTCGGCCTGCTGCCCGACGGCACGGAGGTACGCCGCTGGAGGCTGGAGAACGGCGGAACGCGCCTCGCCGTGCTGAGCCTCGGCGGCATCGTGCAGTCCCTGGAGACACCCGACCGCGACGGCCGGTACACGAACGTGTCGTTGGGCTTCGACACCCTCGAGGGCTATCTCGCCTCGCGCTCCTACCTCGGCGCCCTGGTGGGCCGCTACGGGAACCGGATCGCCCGCGGGCGCTTCGACCTGGACGGCACACGTCACCGCCTGTCCGTCGCGGACGGAGAGCACACCCTGCACGGCGGCGCCCGGGGGTTCGACCAGTACAACTGGACGGTCCACGGGTTCACCGAGGACACCGACGCGGGTCTCGTCCTCACCCTCGTCAGCCCCCACGGCGACATGGGCTTCCCCGGCACCCTGCGGGTCCGGGTCGTCTACACGCTCACCGAGGGAGGCGACTGGCGCATCGACTACCAGGCCGTCACGGACCGGCCCACGGTGGTCAACCTGACGAGTCACGTCTACTGGAACCTCGGCGGGGAGTCCGCCGGGCCCGTCCACGACCACGAACTGTCCATAGCGGGCTCCCACATCACGCCGGTCGACGCGGAGCTGATCCCCACAGGCCGGCCGGGCCCGGTCACCGGGACGCCGTTCGACTTCCGTACGGCCAGGCCGATCGGGCCCGGACTGCGGGCCGACGCCCCCCAGCTCCGCCACGCGGGGGGCTACGACCACAACTGGGTTCTCGACAAGGGCGTCACCGCCGCCCCGGAGCCCGCCGCCGTGCTCCGCGAACCCGTCTCGGGCCGCGTCCTGCGCATCGCGACCACGGAGCCCGGCATCCAGTTCTACTCCGGCAACTTCCTCGACGGCAGCGCGACGGGAAGCGGCGGCCGCCCCTACGGCCGCGGCGACGGACTCTGCCTGGAGACCCAGCACTTCCCCGACTCGCCCAACCGCCCCGAGTTCCCCAGCACGGTCCTGCGGCCCGGGGAGACCTACCGGTCCGCGACCGTTCACTCCTTCACCACCCTCTGA
- a CDS encoding four-helix bundle copper-binding protein — protein MTTVEDMLNTYPADLGGVDTEAMARCIEECVKCAQACTACADACLSEGMVGDLTKCIRTDMDCADICNATAAVLSRHTGYDANITRAVLQACATVCKACADECESHADMHEHCRVCAEACRSCEEACNNLLAGLG, from the coding sequence ATGACGACGGTCGAGGACATGCTGAACACCTACCCGGCGGACCTGGGCGGGGTGGACACGGAAGCCATGGCCAGGTGCATCGAGGAGTGCGTCAAGTGCGCTCAGGCGTGTACGGCCTGCGCGGACGCCTGCCTGTCGGAGGGCATGGTGGGCGACCTGACCAAGTGCATCCGTACGGACATGGACTGCGCGGACATCTGCAACGCCACCGCGGCGGTGCTGTCCCGCCACACCGGCTACGACGCCAACATCACCCGGGCGGTCCTTCAGGCGTGCGCGACGGTCTGCAAGGCGTGCGCGGACGAGTGCGAGAGCCACGCGGACATGCACGAGCACTGCCGCGTGTGCGCCGAGGCGTGCCGCAGCTGCGAAGAGGCGTGCAACAACCTGCTGGCCGGCCTGGGCTGA